From the Desulfosarcina sp. BuS5 genome, one window contains:
- a CDS encoding ASKHA domain-containing protein codes for MSSFKVKFLPHNKEIIVSDGRKLIRAAMEAGVHINASCGGEGLCGKCRVLLEEGELEGGISEKLSREDIENGYRLACQSKVRSDLVIRIPTESTIDARVLNLQSTPRKTARIRKIDFNQLKEEGLFIPPVEKIYLELTEPDAQDHLPDVTRLVSFLKLQHDEHRLVVDMKVIRRISDIFREGGFKVTATLMRPVQEGRKTHIVNIHSGDTSGCHYAIAIDVGTTTIYGQLIDLINGKTISQYGEFNGQISYGEDVISRIVYAEKPGGLEKLQKVVIGSINKVINRVVKRADIDKDCISTITMAGNTTMTQLMLNVNPKYIRRSPYVPTSSIYPPIRASDLGIDLGEQVAALVYPQVSSYVGGDIVSGVMGSGMYRTDKLTLFMDIGTNAEIVIGNREWMACAACSAGPAFEGGGIEFGMRATKGAIEDFSIDPVSYEPMNITIGNVRPRGICGSGLIIMVATLFEMGLINNLGKFDRDLDTQRIRERNGVHEYVLAWKDDTGIDRDVVITEIDIENLMRAKGAIYSGCQTLVEEVGMSMADIEQIYLAGGFGSYVDIEKAIVIGLLPEIEHEKITFIGNGSLMGAKMAALTNRIRKDVVEVTSKMTNFELSETVSYMDNYMAALFLPHTDMEQFPKLKARLEARVQSRR; via the coding sequence ATGAGCTCTTTTAAAGTAAAATTTTTACCTCACAATAAAGAGATAATCGTTTCTGATGGACGAAAACTTATTCGGGCTGCCATGGAGGCCGGAGTACATATAAACGCCTCCTGCGGTGGTGAAGGTCTTTGTGGTAAGTGTCGTGTGCTTCTTGAAGAAGGAGAGCTTGAAGGTGGGATTTCCGAAAAACTGAGCCGGGAGGATATTGAAAATGGTTACCGGCTGGCCTGTCAATCGAAAGTCAGGAGCGATCTTGTAATAAGGATTCCCACAGAATCGACTATAGATGCCAGGGTTCTGAATCTTCAGAGCACACCCAGAAAAACAGCCCGCATCAGGAAGATTGATTTTAATCAATTAAAGGAAGAAGGGCTTTTTATACCCCCGGTGGAAAAGATTTACCTGGAACTTACCGAACCGGATGCACAGGACCACTTGCCTGATGTAACGCGGCTGGTAAGTTTTTTAAAGCTTCAACATGATGAACACCGTCTTGTTGTTGATATGAAGGTTATTCGCAGGATTTCAGATATTTTTAGAGAAGGCGGCTTTAAAGTTACAGCAACACTTATGCGGCCTGTTCAGGAGGGAAGGAAGACCCATATTGTCAACATCCATTCCGGCGATACTTCGGGGTGTCATTATGCAATTGCCATTGATGTTGGAACTACAACCATATACGGACAGTTGATAGATTTGATTAACGGGAAAACCATTTCCCAGTACGGAGAATTTAACGGTCAGATAAGTTATGGCGAGGATGTGATCAGCAGGATTGTCTATGCCGAAAAACCGGGTGGACTGGAAAAACTTCAAAAGGTCGTTATAGGGTCTATCAATAAAGTTATAAACAGGGTTGTGAAAAGAGCGGATATTGATAAGGATTGTATTTCTACCATTACCATGGCCGGCAATACTACCATGACCCAGTTGATGCTCAATGTTAATCCAAAATATATAAGACGCTCGCCGTATGTGCCGACTTCTTCAATATATCCGCCGATCCGGGCTTCCGACCTGGGAATAGATCTGGGTGAACAGGTAGCGGCCCTTGTTTATCCCCAGGTATCAAGTTACGTGGGAGGTGATATTGTATCAGGGGTAATGGGTTCCGGTATGTATCGGACCGACAAATTGACTCTTTTTATGGATATCGGAACAAATGCCGAGATCGTAATAGGAAACCGGGAGTGGATGGCATGTGCGGCCTGTTCGGCAGGACCGGCTTTTGAAGGAGGAGGAATTGAATTCGGCATGCGGGCCACAAAGGGAGCCATAGAAGATTTTTCTATCGACCCGGTTAGTTATGAACCTATGAATATCACCATAGGAAATGTGCGTCCCCGGGGTATATGCGGATCCGGCCTTATAATAATGGTGGCCACCCTCTTTGAGATGGGTTTGATAAATAATTTAGGCAAATTTGACAGGGACCTTGACACACAACGTATCCGTGAAAGAAACGGTGTTCACGAATATGTTCTGGCCTGGAAAGATGATACCGGTATAGATCGGGATGTTGTTATAACGGAAATTGATATCGAGAACCTGATGCGCGCCAAAGGCGCGATTTACAGTGGCTGCCAGACTCTTGTAGAAGAGGTCGGCATGAGCATGGCAGATATAGAACAGATTTATCTGGCAGGAGGATTCGGAAGTTATGTGGATATTGAAAAGGCTATCGTGATAGGATTATTACCCGAAATTGAGCATGAAAAAATTACATTTATAGGCAACGGTTCGCTAATGGGCGCTAAAATGGCCGCTCTTACAAACCGAATAAGGAAGGACGTGGTTGAGGTGACCAGCAAGATGACCAATTTTGAGCTTTCTGAAACCGTATCTTACATGGATAATTATATGGCCGCCCTGTTTCTGCCGCATACGGATATGGAGCAGTTCCCAAAACTTAAGGCCAGGCTGGAGGCACGTGTTCAAAGCCGGCGGTAA
- a CDS encoding CGGC domain-containing protein has translation MDNIVVVGCGAYMDSGYGCPGEWRCLKAASLGEGKIEKPSNVSAFVKCECPGRALVPTVAMAMKMADIKADAIYLSTCLVNAKPGCPYSNADEMAKILENKTGIKVIQGTHDYH, from the coding sequence ATGGACAATATAGTAGTTGTAGGTTGCGGTGCCTATATGGACAGCGGATATGGCTGTCCGGGAGAATGGAGATGTCTTAAGGCGGCCTCACTGGGGGAAGGCAAGATAGAAAAGCCTTCCAATGTAAGCGCTTTTGTAAAATGTGAATGTCCCGGACGGGCGCTTGTGCCGACTGTGGCAATGGCCATGAAGATGGCCGATATAAAAGCCGACGCAATTTATCTCAGCACCTGTCTTGTAAATGCTAAACCCGGCTGTCCCTATTCAAACGCCGATGAGATGGCCAAGATTCTGGAGAATAAGACAGGCATTAAGGTTATACAGGGAACTCACGATTACCACTAA
- a CDS encoding NifB/NifX family molybdenum-iron cluster-binding protein: protein MKFAIPLAGGKLTAHFGHCQEFALIDVEGEEIKAKEILVPPPHEPGVLPRWLHEQGANVIIAGGMGQRAQTLFTEQDITVIVGAPVEDPEILVKSYLNNALISGDNLCDH, encoded by the coding sequence ATGAAATTTGCTATACCGTTAGCTGGAGGTAAATTAACCGCCCATTTCGGGCATTGCCAGGAATTTGCTCTCATAGATGTTGAAGGCGAAGAGATAAAAGCCAAGGAGATTCTTGTGCCGCCGCCCCACGAGCCCGGAGTCCTGCCCAGGTGGCTTCACGAACAAGGCGCAAATGTTATTATAGCAGGCGGAATGGGTCAGAGAGCCCAGACCCTTTTTACTGAGCAGGATATAACTGTAATCGTGGGCGCTCCGGTAGAAGACCCTGAAATACTGGTTAAGAGCTATCTGAATAATGCCTTGATTAGCGGCGATAATCTTTGCGATCATTAA
- a CDS encoding DUF134 domain-containing protein, producing the protein MVRPKKNRIVKFNPDVVYFKPRGIPIFDLEEVSLTIDEREAIRLADLLGLSHEDAGREMGVSRATFGRIVQRARKIVADALITGKAIKVEGGHYNIIEATRKFICCACDHGWEEPFGTGRTKGCPSCKSENIQRVKGKLVKM; encoded by the coding sequence ATGGTGCGACCAAAAAAAAATAGAATTGTTAAATTTAACCCTGATGTTGTCTATTTTAAACCAAGGGGTATTCCCATCTTTGATCTTGAGGAGGTGAGCCTTACCATTGATGAACGTGAAGCAATAAGGCTGGCGGATCTTCTCGGTTTGTCCCATGAGGATGCAGGACGGGAAATGGGTGTTTCAAGGGCCACCTTTGGTAGAATTGTGCAACGTGCGCGAAAAATAGTCGCGGATGCGTTGATTACCGGTAAGGCCATTAAGGTAGAAGGCGGACATTATAATATTATTGAAGCAACGCGCAAGTTTATATGCTGCGCCTGTGATCATGGATGGGAGGAACCTTTCGGCACAGGCAGGACAAAGGGATGTCCGTCCTGTAAAAGTGAAAATATTCAACGTGTTAAAGGGAAATTGGTAAAAATGTAA
- a CDS encoding NifB/NifX family molybdenum-iron cluster-binding protein: MKVAVSSSGDNLDSQIDPRFGRSAYFLIVETETMNYETIKNETTSLTSGAGIQTASLVASQGITAVLTGNCGPKAAQALVQGGIEIITGQSGSVRDVVQNYIKGTAISKPEAFVPEKSGFDRVAQIGGSGKPQPAGGGMGGGRGMGRGIGGGGRGMGGGGGKGMGGGSGKGRGMGGGGRRG; encoded by the coding sequence ATGAAGGTTGCAGTCAGTTCATCCGGAGATAATCTGGATTCCCAGATAGATCCCCGTTTTGGCAGAAGTGCATATTTTTTAATAGTAGAAACCGAGACTATGAATTATGAAACAATCAAGAATGAGACTACCAGTTTGACCAGCGGAGCCGGAATTCAAACCGCAAGCCTTGTAGCATCGCAAGGAATAACAGCCGTATTAACAGGTAATTGCGGGCCCAAGGCCGCCCAGGCCCTTGTTCAAGGCGGTATCGAGATAATTACGGGTCAGTCCGGTTCGGTTAGAGATGTGGTTCAGAATTATATTAAAGGTACTGCAATTTCAAAGCCGGAGGCGTTTGTGCCTGAAAAATCAGGCTTTGACAGAGTCGCCCAGATTGGAGGCTCAGGAAAACCTCAGCCCGCCGGCGGCGGTATGGGAGGTGGCCGTGGGATGGGTAGAGGCATAGGCGGCGGCGGTCGAGGAATGGGCGGCGGCGGAGGCAAAGGGATGGGAGGTGGCAGCGGAAAAGGAAGAGGCATGGGTGGCGGCGGTCGTCGCGGTTGA
- a CDS encoding FmdB family zinc ribbon protein, whose product MPLFDYLCLDCGKVSEILVTDSDNPPGCCHCDSANLKKLLSAHSSMSGVSKNRVPGAGDTTCCGLAPTEAGCAGPGSCCGMNKQEV is encoded by the coding sequence ATGCCGTTATTCGACTATTTGTGCCTGGACTGTGGAAAAGTCAGCGAGATCCTGGTTACCGATTCGGATAACCCGCCAGGCTGCTGCCATTGTGACAGCGCAAATCTTAAAAAATTACTCTCCGCACATTCTTCCATGTCCGGTGTTTCTAAAAACAGGGTTCCGGGCGCGGGTGACACGACATGCTGCGGATTGGCGCCCACCGAAGCCGGATGCGCGGGGCCGGGGAGTTGTTGTGGTATGAATAAACAGGAGGTATAA
- a CDS encoding DUF134 domain-containing protein: protein MPRPKKPRFISGYPSINAFVPRGMPQTGETTLPVEGLEALRLSDFECLDQETAAKIMNVSRQTYGRILNEARSIVSGALVTGKALVIKGGTYTMHHGTKLRRRRGRR, encoded by the coding sequence ATGCCGAGACCTAAAAAACCGAGATTCATATCAGGCTACCCTTCCATAAACGCTTTTGTGCCCAGGGGTATGCCTCAAACAGGCGAAACCACTCTTCCTGTAGAAGGGCTTGAAGCCTTACGATTAAGTGATTTTGAGTGTCTTGACCAGGAAACGGCCGCAAAGATAATGAATGTATCGCGTCAAACATACGGGAGGATTTTAAATGAGGCCCGGTCAATAGTTTCCGGTGCGCTTGTTACCGGGAAGGCGCTTGTGATAAAAGGGGGAACATATACAATGCACCACGGAACGAAGCTTCGCAGACGAAGAGGAAGGAGGTGA
- a CDS encoding aminotransferase class I/II-fold pyridoxal phosphate-dependent enzyme, producing MEQARRVRAQKAEAAGAAAPEQGNLHHRKAGAKKDQDRAKDRDGVLIRAPAKAVAKDKLRALMNNNKWASERTKRMPASMFSIMDAAIDEARQKRLELIDLSIGSSDLPAPEAAMKVLRRATRLSETHGYCLHACTQPLRNAATVQLNKRYSINLDPEKNIITLIGSQEGFGHLLFAVTDPGDQVLAPDPGYPSYFGATSVAGLKQVVMPLLEENMFLPDLTAIPSETAENARAMIISYPNNPTAAVAPAAFLQEAIDFCLSYDILLIHDFPYVDMVYGDYKAPSVLAQPGGIDIAVELYSCSKSYHMGGFRIGWAAGNQDAVQALARVKGAIDFNQYFGIQQAAIAAITQPRAATLKAAALFETRRNVLVDTLNKSGWQTSLPQASMYVWTRLPSGLTDSFDFTVNLAKETGVCLAPGRGFGKRGEGFVRFALVREPDALVEAVKKIFNFL from the coding sequence ATGGAACAGGCCCGCAGGGTCAGGGCCCAAAAAGCGGAGGCGGCCGGGGCGGCTGCTCCGGAGCAGGGAAATCTCCATCACCGCAAGGCGGGTGCAAAAAAGGATCAGGACAGGGCAAAGGACAGGGACGGTGTTCTAATAAGGGCTCCGGCCAAGGCAGTTGCAAAAGATAAATTGAGAGCATTAATGAACAACAATAAATGGGCATCCGAAAGAACCAAACGGATGCCCGCAAGCATGTTTAGTATAATGGATGCGGCCATTGATGAAGCCCGCCAAAAAAGACTGGAACTTATCGATCTCTCTATTGGATCGAGCGACCTGCCGGCGCCTGAAGCGGCCATGAAAGTTTTACGCCGGGCAACAAGGCTTTCCGAAACACACGGATACTGTCTCCATGCATGCACACAACCTCTGCGTAATGCGGCAACTGTTCAGTTAAATAAACGCTACAGCATAAACCTCGATCCTGAAAAAAATATAATTACCCTGATCGGCTCACAGGAAGGTTTTGGACACCTTTTATTTGCCGTGACAGATCCTGGAGATCAGGTTTTAGCCCCGGATCCTGGGTACCCTTCTTATTTCGGCGCCACTTCCGTGGCCGGATTGAAACAGGTTGTTATGCCTCTGCTGGAAGAGAACATGTTTCTTCCGGATCTTACAGCAATTCCGTCTGAAACAGCAGAGAATGCCAGAGCAATGATTATCTCATACCCGAACAATCCCACTGCTGCAGTAGCTCCTGCCGCTTTTCTGCAGGAAGCTATAGATTTCTGTCTCTCTTACGACATCCTGCTGATTCACGATTTCCCCTATGTTGATATGGTTTACGGTGATTACAAAGCGCCGTCGGTTCTTGCACAGCCTGGAGGAATCGATATTGCCGTAGAGTTATATTCATGTAGCAAGAGCTACCACATGGGAGGTTTCAGGATAGGCTGGGCCGCAGGTAATCAGGATGCTGTGCAAGCGCTGGCAAGGGTTAAGGGAGCTATAGATTTTAATCAGTACTTCGGAATTCAGCAGGCCGCTATTGCCGCCATAACTCAGCCCCGTGCCGCAACCCTCAAGGCCGCCGCTCTATTCGAAACCCGCCGGAATGTGCTGGTTGACACGCTCAACAAATCCGGCTGGCAGACATCCCTGCCCCAGGCAAGCATGTACGTCTGGACACGTCTCCCTTCAGGGCTGACCGATTCTTTTGATTTTACAGTAAACCTGGCCAAAGAGACCGGAGTCTGTCTGGCCCCTGGAAGAGGGTTCGGAAAAAGGGGCGAAGGCTTTGTCCGATTTGCCCTTGTTCGGGAACCTGATGCCCTGGTGGAGGCTGTTAAAAAAATTTTTAACTTCCTATAG